The Cellulomonas flavigena DSM 20109 DNA segment TCGACGCCCGCCTCGGTCTGCCGCCCGCCGACGTCGTCGACGCGGGCCGGGCGCTGCAGCGCACCTGGCTGCACGCGCACCGCTCGGGCCTGGCGGTCGCACCGCACTCCGAGGTCGTCGACTCCCCGCACGCCGCCGCCGGCCTGCGCCGCCGCCTGGGCCTCCGACGGGCGCAGGTCGCGCTCGCGGTGTTCAGCGTGGGCCGGGCCACGGGCCCGGTGCCGGTCGCGCCACGGCTCACGGACGACGCCGCCCGAGGCGCGCCGCCCGCGGGGCCCACCCTGGCCGCACCGGGTGGCGGGCGCCTGACCGGGTGATTCCCGCCCACGCCGGGCGGACATGTGCGCGAGGGGCCCGGAATCGACCAGTATGGGCACCCATGAGGACCCACCTGGCCCCGCGCGCGACCCGGACGGCGACCACGTGCTGCGGGTGACGCTGCGCGGCGTCGGCGTGCCGACGGTCGTCCTCGGCTCCGGGGAGACCCTGCTCGTCGGCCGCGACCCGCAGCCCTTCCTGCCGGACGACGACGCGGACGCGCAGCTGCGCAGCACCGCGCTGACGCTGCCGCGCGCGGCGCCGCACGTCTCGCGCGTGGTCGGCGAGATCGTCGTGGGCGAGGAGGTCGTGCGGCTGCGCTGGCGCGGCTCGACCGAGGCGCAGCTGTCGAGCCTGTTCGACGCCCCGGGTGGGGCGCGTCGCGTCGCACTGAGCGACGGTATGGCTGCCCTGCTCGACGAGGGTGAGAACCACATCCTCCTGCTGCGCGGGCGTCAGACGGGCCCGGGCCGGTACACCGACCTCGTGCTCGTCGTCGACGTCACGATCCCCGCCGACCCGCGCGAGACCCGCCCCTGGGTGCCCGACCCCGACCTCGAGGGCGCGGTCACCGCGCCCGCACCGCGCCTCGAGCGCTGGTCCCGCGAGTGGTACGTCGCGCTCGCGCTGGCCGAGCCGTGGCTCGTCGGGGCCGACGACTACCCGCGGCCGGCGTCGAACCGGGAGATCTACGAGCGGGTCCTGGCGTGGCGCGGGCACGCGTGGAACCTCGAGCGCGCGCAGCGCGTCGACGACGCGATCCGCGTGATCGCCCGCATGGCGTTCGGCCCCGCCGACGACCCGTTCTCGCAGGGCGGCGGGCGCGTGCAGAACGTGCGTTTCGCGGTGGGCCGGCGCGCCGCCGAGGTGCGGCTCGTGACGGCCGAGGACCTGGGCGTCGTGGCCGCCGCGCAGGCCCGTGGCGAGGGTCTCAACCCGGAAGGTTCCACCCCCGCCGGGCTGTAGCCCGGCCCCCGGTGGCCCCTAGCGTCGCGGCACAGCCACGACGACCCAGGGAGACCGGGATGTACGACAAGAGCACCTTCTTCGGTATCGACGCCCAGCAGAGCCGCCAGCACGCCCGCGCCATGCGGACGGGGGCCGGCCAGCTCGACGGGATCGTGGGCCAGATCGGCTCGCTGCTGGACTCCGTGCAGTGGTCCGGGCCCGGCGCCGACCGCTTCGTGGGCGAGTGGTCGGGCGCGCTGCGCCCCGAGCTGCGGGCTGCCGCGGAGAACATCCGTGAGAACAGCGTGGAGCTGGACCGGCGCGCCCAGATGCAGGAGGACGCGAGCCGGTGAGGCCCCCGCGGCGCCCGCTCGGCGCCGCTGTGCGGCGGAACCTTCCACCCCCGCGACGCTGGCTCCCGCCGCGAGCCGCTCCCTAGCGTCGAGGCACACCACCGACCCCGAGCCGGACCAGCCGGCCCCGCAGGAGGCAACCGATGTCCCAGCTCCAGGCCCGCTCCTTCCAGGGCTCCGACGTCGACGGGCTCGACCGCATCGTCCGTCGGATGAACGACGCCGCGGACTTCGCGGACAACGTGGTCAAGGCGCTGAAGGTGCTCGCCGCGGCGCTCGACGCGATGTCGTGGACCGGGTGGGCGGCCGCCTTCGCCCGCTACCTGCGCGGTGTCGTGATCCCGTGGGTGCAGACGGTCTCGCGCTACCTCCGCGGGTTCGGCAAGGTGCTCGCGCTCATCTCGGCCACGCAGAAGGCCACGAGCTCCGACACCCCGACGGTGCACATCCCGGCGGCCGCGTTCACGCAGGTCACCTACCCGAAGGCGTCCGCGGCGAACGCGCCGATGCTCACGGCCCCGACGCCGGCGATCGCCCCGGCCCAGCAGGGCGGCGGCGCGGCCGGCGCCGGTGCCCAGGTCCAG contains these protein-coding regions:
- a CDS encoding WXG100 family type VII secretion target, coding for MYDKSTFFGIDAQQSRQHARAMRTGAGQLDGIVGQIGSLLDSVQWSGPGADRFVGEWSGALRPELRAAAENIRENSVELDRRAQMQEDASR